A window of Sutcliffiella cohnii contains these coding sequences:
- a CDS encoding YheC/YheD family protein: MKVLSTLKVSKQLNEKTISVPETFNHKKIDFISFGTITLKVNITYHNGPMLLISEDVFQHLKIPYENKIHFFIYENTIHVGPLVGVYTAGFTSSLVRPIGERSLFFSKLLSADRKVGAFMFLFGPKHIKWDEGVIDGFLFTDKGWCQQELPFPHVIYDRLPNRKTENHSLLKETKERLQQQYLIPWFNPGFFNKWEVHQKLSLEENISHYLPETHSKISITLLEEMLSRYPFVFLKPSNGSLGLGVYKIVYHREENYYYCRYKDEKMQNRLQRFSSLEKLLGRILAGKDLNQYIVQQGIALWRINDTPVDFRVHTNKNENGDWVVSAIAGKLSGKGSITTHLNSGGIVRVLDDICKDDQEFVETKRLLETAAIQLSMSLDRQMKGYIGEIGFDFGIDKEKKIWLFEANSKPGRSIFHLSKLRTEELETRKLPLQYALYLTEQSLHSLQVVES; encoded by the coding sequence ATGAAGGTATTATCTACCTTAAAAGTATCAAAACAACTAAACGAAAAAACGATTTCTGTTCCAGAAACATTTAACCATAAAAAAATTGATTTTATTTCATTCGGAACCATTACATTAAAGGTTAATATAACGTACCATAACGGTCCAATGTTATTAATTTCCGAAGATGTCTTTCAGCATCTAAAAATTCCGTATGAAAACAAAATACACTTTTTTATTTACGAAAACACAATACATGTCGGACCTTTAGTCGGAGTATATACTGCAGGATTCACGAGTTCACTCGTTCGCCCAATTGGAGAGAGATCGTTATTTTTCTCTAAACTTCTTTCAGCTGATAGAAAAGTTGGGGCATTTATGTTTCTTTTCGGTCCGAAACATATTAAGTGGGACGAAGGGGTTATTGATGGTTTTCTGTTTACCGATAAAGGCTGGTGTCAACAAGAGCTTCCCTTCCCACATGTTATATATGACCGACTGCCAAATAGAAAGACGGAAAACCACTCTTTACTTAAAGAAACAAAAGAACGCTTACAACAACAGTATCTTATCCCTTGGTTTAACCCTGGATTCTTTAACAAATGGGAAGTTCACCAAAAGCTTTCGTTAGAAGAAAACATCTCTCATTATTTGCCTGAAACACATTCAAAAATTTCTATTACGTTATTAGAAGAGATGTTATCTCGGTACCCGTTTGTTTTTTTAAAGCCTTCTAACGGTAGTCTCGGATTAGGTGTTTATAAGATTGTCTATCATCGCGAAGAAAATTATTATTATTGTCGTTATAAAGATGAAAAAATGCAAAATCGACTCCAACGATTTTCTTCGCTAGAAAAGTTGCTAGGACGCATTTTAGCTGGAAAGGATTTAAACCAATATATTGTCCAGCAAGGGATTGCGTTATGGAGGATTAACGACACACCAGTAGATTTCCGCGTTCATACGAATAAGAATGAAAATGGGGATTGGGTCGTAAGCGCCATCGCTGGTAAGTTAAGTGGAAAAGGAAGTATTACGACACATTTAAATAGTGGTGGGATCGTTCGAGTTCTAGATGATATATGTAAAGATGATCAAGAGTTTGTCGAAACTAAGCGGTTATTAGAAACAGCAGCTATACAACTTAGTATGTCGTTAGATCGACAAATGAAAGGGTATATTGGTGAAATTGGTTTTGATTTTGGGATAGATAAAGAGAAAAAGATTTGGCTTTTTGAGGCAAACTCAAAGCCTGGCCGTTCTATTTTTCACCTTTCTAAACTACGAACAGAAGAATTAGAAACGAGAAAATTACCTTTACAATATGCTTTATATTTAACAGAACAATCCCTACATTCTTTACAGGTTGTGGAATCATGA
- a CDS encoding YheC/YheD family protein encodes MKDCLPFHVRRKGQKVGPVIGILVSNKQNKFYGNIPLFNRIQRKLFELGGFSVCFPIDQLLRGNLSGYCYIPSTNHWISINDLVPDAFYNRLLRDDEHKLKLLSEMYTTPFFNRQFFDKWELYSVLSQDNLLEKHLPKTLLLTDSNFNEYLNTYSSFYVKERESSKGAGIFLVEKERENIIIQTVEKKFVFYNVKEAWDFLKKHTNDCIIQETIPSQRWHGNKFDLRLFVHFIDGNYEISGTGVRVSHGQQITTHVPNGGMVGTLNELPITIDSPLLQALMNNCGKLLTKKISFVGEFSADIGITPTGHYYIYELNSKPMDFDEPIIKQKGTENLIHTFYNFTSFPWRNHKTFVENKKRNNQKNSILIKEIVKVKTNRLP; translated from the coding sequence TTGAAAGATTGCCTCCCTTTTCACGTTCGAAGGAAAGGTCAAAAAGTTGGCCCTGTAATTGGAATACTAGTAAGCAATAAACAGAATAAGTTTTATGGTAACATCCCGCTTTTCAATCGAATCCAGCGCAAACTTTTTGAGTTGGGCGGATTTTCCGTCTGTTTTCCAATCGATCAATTATTACGCGGAAACCTTTCCGGCTATTGTTATATCCCTTCAACTAATCATTGGATATCAATAAATGATTTAGTCCCTGACGCTTTTTATAATCGTCTGTTACGAGATGACGAACACAAACTTAAGTTATTAAGTGAAATGTATACTACCCCCTTTTTTAATCGACAGTTTTTCGATAAATGGGAACTTTATTCTGTATTAAGCCAAGATAATTTGCTTGAAAAGCACCTCCCAAAAACGTTGTTATTAACAGATTCCAATTTTAATGAGTATTTAAATACCTACTCTTCCTTTTATGTGAAAGAAAGAGAAAGTTCGAAAGGAGCGGGGATTTTTTTAGTTGAGAAGGAAAGAGAAAACATTATAATCCAAACAGTCGAAAAAAAGTTCGTATTTTACAATGTTAAAGAGGCTTGGGATTTTTTAAAAAAGCATACAAACGACTGTATCATTCAAGAAACAATTCCTTCACAGCGTTGGCACGGAAATAAGTTTGACTTACGACTATTCGTTCATTTTATTGATGGAAATTACGAAATTAGCGGCACAGGCGTTAGAGTATCACATGGCCAACAAATTACAACACATGTACCAAATGGAGGAATGGTTGGTACATTGAACGAATTGCCTATCACAATCGACTCCCCCCTCTTACAAGCTTTAATGAATAATTGCGGAAAACTTTTAACTAAAAAAATTTCGTTCGTTGGAGAGTTTTCTGCCGATATCGGAATCACTCCAACTGGCCATTACTACATTTACGAATTAAATTCAAAACCGATGGACTTCGATGAACCAATCATAAAACAAAAAGGTACCGAAAACTTAATACACACTTTTTACAACTTCACCTCCTTTCCATGGAGGAATCATAAAACATTTGTCGAAAATAAAAAAAGAAACAACCAAAAAAATTCTATATTAATAAAAGAAATAGTAAAAGTAAAAACAAATCGATTACCGTAA
- a CDS encoding YheC/YheD family protein produces the protein MKYVVGRIIPYAHHNDTSTIYLSEKLATTLNIPFELPFIQVQCSRNTLTVPLVIMKGEEAFVKIGQQSLDQLYLLNEERTFFLTYNSTTNTISIGPIIALMTEILEEEPIDLKSISQFSIELTKYSEEVGAFFYVFTLPQSLAAPSLEGYVFTNNEWIKHTLPFPHIIHNRLHKRKNEKSNVFLSFTEQLKDWNVPYFNESFLDKWTVYYHLQEAEHLKPYLPETELYNKETIINWLEREEVIFLKPINGSQGKHILKIEKEDESFIVSHSSFQQEKKHYLNTAKEVINRLSPYVTRRDYLIQKGIPLFQVEGKPVDFRYLCHRTENDRWKITSSVSRISKPGQFVSNIAQGGQLSTVQQALRASFSKEEIKHLQKHMRSLAIDVAYEISSVATGMYAELGIDLAIDIDGKPWIIEVNTKPSKNVDGDEQTTAIRPSAKAIILYCLYLVHETTKEGRVE, from the coding sequence ATGAAATACGTAGTCGGAAGAATCATTCCATACGCTCATCACAATGATACATCCACAATTTATTTAAGTGAAAAACTCGCTACCACTTTAAACATACCGTTTGAACTGCCCTTCATACAAGTACAATGTAGTCGGAATACATTGACAGTACCTCTCGTAATAATGAAAGGAGAGGAAGCCTTTGTTAAGATAGGGCAACAATCATTAGATCAGCTATATTTATTAAACGAAGAACGAACGTTTTTCCTCACATACAATTCTACTACTAATACAATATCAATTGGACCGATTATTGCATTAATGACAGAGATTTTAGAGGAAGAGCCAATTGATTTAAAATCGATTTCTCAATTTAGTATAGAGCTTACGAAGTACTCGGAAGAAGTTGGTGCCTTTTTTTACGTCTTTACATTACCACAATCATTAGCTGCACCATCGCTCGAAGGTTATGTGTTCACTAATAACGAATGGATAAAACATACGCTACCTTTCCCTCATATCATACACAACCGACTTCATAAAAGGAAGAACGAAAAGAGTAACGTTTTTTTATCGTTTACAGAACAGTTGAAAGACTGGAATGTGCCGTACTTTAATGAATCGTTTTTAGATAAATGGACTGTATATTACCATTTACAAGAAGCAGAACATTTAAAACCATATTTACCCGAAACAGAATTGTATAATAAAGAAACGATAATAAATTGGTTAGAGAGAGAAGAAGTTATCTTCTTAAAACCAATTAACGGGAGTCAAGGAAAGCATATTTTAAAGATTGAAAAAGAGGATGAAAGTTTTATTGTTTCGCACTCTTCCTTTCAACAAGAAAAGAAACATTATTTAAACACAGCAAAAGAAGTCATCAACAGACTTTCACCTTATGTAACAAGAAGAGACTATCTTATTCAAAAAGGAATTCCGCTGTTTCAAGTAGAAGGCAAACCTGTTGATTTTCGGTACCTATGTCATCGAACGGAAAATGATCGTTGGAAAATCACTTCATCTGTTTCACGTATCTCGAAGCCCGGCCAGTTTGTCTCAAACATTGCCCAGGGCGGTCAATTGTCTACCGTACAACAAGCATTACGTGCCTCCTTTTCTAAAGAAGAGATAAAACATTTGCAAAAACATATGAGATCTTTAGCGATTGACGTAGCTTATGAAATTTCAAGTGTAGCAACCGGAATGTATGCAGAACTTGGAATTGACCTCGCTATTGATATAGATGGTAAACCTTGGATTATCGAAGTAAATACGAAGCCTTCTAAAAATGTAGACGGTGATGAACAAACAACAGCTATTCGACCATCTGCAAAGGCTATCATATTATATTGTTTATATCTTGTTCATGAAACAACGAAAGAAGGGAGAGTCGAATAA
- a CDS encoding YheC/YheD family protein, with translation MTAFCILAFTSPVKSKYFTHIAQHAEKLGVTVYHLTPKNLTLTSVDSVTGYKYECGTWVPTTFSLPNYVYDQCYYATKRTKAYKARVKWLKEKRKITFIGNGLPNKWEVFQAAMKVSTLQPYFPFTTKATEDTIFSSLKQYKTILLKPVDGLQGNGIIKLHDSFLHIRATLVNNGDEITKDFMTHEALLAWIFQEKKEYIIQPFLPLQDELNHPFDLRILLQKNENGKWEERKRVIRKGKQHTFTSNIGSGGSVIAYEDWRLDIPPFFEQSIQEIIHQLPLCIEKQFLPLFELGIDIGISPDYCPYILDINSKPGHKIMETSTEEQKEKVYEAPTKYVLYLDQLKEWRKNR, from the coding sequence ATGACAGCTTTTTGCATTCTAGCTTTCACTTCTCCAGTTAAAAGTAAATATTTCACTCATATCGCCCAACATGCAGAGAAATTAGGTGTAACTGTATATCACTTAACACCAAAGAATCTAACACTGACTTCCGTTGATTCGGTTACTGGTTATAAATATGAATGCGGCACATGGGTGCCAACGACATTCTCTCTTCCGAACTATGTATACGACCAATGTTACTATGCAACGAAAAGAACAAAAGCTTACAAAGCAAGGGTAAAATGGTTAAAAGAGAAACGAAAAATAACCTTTATAGGAAACGGGTTACCAAACAAATGGGAAGTTTTTCAGGCAGCTATGAAGGTTTCAACGTTACAGCCTTATTTTCCATTCACTACAAAAGCGACGGAGGATACTATTTTTTCCTCGCTAAAACAATATAAAACGATTTTATTAAAGCCTGTAGATGGGCTACAAGGGAACGGAATTATAAAACTTCACGATTCATTCCTTCATATTAGAGCTACTTTAGTAAATAATGGTGACGAAATAACGAAAGATTTTATGACACATGAAGCTTTATTAGCATGGATTTTTCAAGAAAAGAAAGAGTATATTATTCAACCATTTTTACCGTTACAAGATGAACTAAATCATCCGTTCGATCTGCGTATTTTGCTTCAAAAAAATGAAAATGGCAAGTGGGAAGAAAGAAAGCGAGTTATTCGAAAAGGAAAACAACATACTTTCACTTCTAACATTGGAAGTGGTGGCAGCGTTATCGCATATGAAGATTGGCGTTTAGATATTCCTCCTTTTTTTGAGCAATCGATTCAAGAAATAATCCATCAATTACCATTATGTATTGAAAAGCAATTTCTTCCCTTGTTTGAACTCGGAATTGATATCGGAATTTCTCCTGATTATTGCCCATACATTTTAGATATAAATTCTAAGCCTGGGCATAAAATTATGGAAACATCCACAGAGGAGCAAAAAGAAAAAGTGTATGAGGCACCAACTAAATATGTACTCTATCTTGATCAATTGAAAGAATGGAGGAAAAATCGATGA
- a CDS encoding Cof-type HAD-IIB family hydrolase, with protein sequence MMYRLLAINIDQTLLKSNGRLVKETKDAIQYVKDKGIYVTLVTGRNFYSAQKIARALKLDSFLVTHGGAFIASKMEQPLVVKRITEEKTFNIVQVLENFDCRVRVLHERFSIGNRLRGGNNLMSRAVFGANDPIIYPVQFVESLGDTLRDNPIAPPKIEVYPKDKDEVNTIYETIKKAFPSLEVHQHKNGKIDILPEGGTKLDGLLALGEILKISWKEMVYIGDDEDDIPLIEVAGLGVAMGNASPKVKQAANWITRSNDQLGVAYMIKEHFRKQQRLQFLKDLKV encoded by the coding sequence ATGATGTATCGCCTGTTAGCTATAAATATTGACCAAACATTACTTAAATCGAATGGCCGTCTCGTTAAGGAGACGAAAGATGCTATTCAATATGTTAAAGATAAAGGAATTTATGTCACATTAGTTACTGGACGCAATTTTTATTCTGCACAAAAGATTGCGAGAGCGTTGAAGTTAGATTCCTTTCTTGTTACACATGGTGGAGCGTTTATCGCTTCCAAGATGGAACAGCCGTTAGTTGTAAAAAGGATTACAGAAGAGAAAACGTTTAATATTGTTCAAGTGTTAGAAAATTTTGATTGTAGAGTACGAGTTTTGCATGAGCGGTTTTCGATAGGAAATCGATTACGTGGTGGCAATAATTTAATGTCACGCGCGGTCTTTGGAGCTAATGATCCGATTATTTATCCAGTTCAATTTGTAGAGTCTTTAGGGGATACGTTAAGAGATAATCCGATTGCACCACCAAAGATTGAAGTATACCCGAAAGATAAAGACGAAGTGAATACTATTTATGAAACGATTAAAAAAGCATTTCCTTCTTTAGAAGTTCACCAACATAAAAATGGGAAAATTGATATTTTACCAGAAGGCGGAACAAAGTTAGATGGATTGCTAGCTCTTGGAGAGATTTTGAAAATCTCATGGAAAGAAATGGTGTACATTGGGGACGACGAAGATGATATCCCGTTAATTGAAGTAGCTGGCTTAGGGGTAGCGATGGGTAACGCCTCTCCAAAAGTAAAACAAGCGGCAAATTGGATTACCCGCTCGAATGATCAACTAGGTGTAGCTTATATGATAAAAGAACATTTTCGCAAACAACAAAGACTTCAGTTTTTGAAAGACTTAAAAGTATAG
- a CDS encoding ABC transporter ATP-binding protein, giving the protein MKKVVSVEGVTKVFKGKKAVDDVSFIINSGESVAILGPNGAGKSTTILMMLGLLQPTTGNVQLFNDTPSNRKVREKIGAMLQEVSIIDALKVKEVIQLFRSYYPHPLSFEELVSLTGLKEGDLKKRADKLSGGQKRRLSFALALAGNPDLLFLDEPTVGMDIHSRSSFWKTIQALKEKGKTIIFCTHYLQEADDMADRIILFHKGNIIADGSTVDIKRKVSKQTVSFLGNHHYVAALKSQPFVSNVHIQDERIVVTTDNTDQILSYLFDKKLNVKDIRVEQGRLDDVFEQLTLTEVDVVETINGAM; this is encoded by the coding sequence ATGAAGAAAGTAGTTTCTGTAGAAGGGGTAACAAAAGTGTTTAAAGGAAAAAAGGCAGTAGATGATGTCAGCTTTATTATAAATAGTGGGGAGTCAGTTGCCATACTTGGGCCAAATGGAGCTGGAAAATCAACGACGATATTAATGATGTTAGGTTTACTGCAACCAACAACTGGTAACGTGCAATTGTTTAATGATACCCCAAGTAATCGTAAAGTAAGGGAGAAAATTGGCGCAATGCTTCAAGAAGTAAGTATCATTGATGCGTTAAAGGTGAAGGAAGTAATACAGCTATTTCGAAGTTATTATCCACATCCACTATCGTTTGAAGAGTTAGTTAGTTTAACAGGGTTAAAAGAAGGAGATTTAAAAAAGCGGGCGGATAAATTGTCTGGAGGTCAAAAGAGGAGATTATCTTTTGCATTAGCATTAGCAGGAAATCCTGATTTGTTGTTTTTAGATGAACCGACAGTAGGGATGGATATACATTCACGATCTTCTTTTTGGAAAACTATTCAAGCTCTAAAAGAAAAAGGGAAAACGATTATTTTTTGTACCCATTACTTACAAGAAGCTGACGATATGGCAGATCGCATTATTTTATTTCATAAAGGAAATATTATCGCGGACGGCTCGACGGTAGATATAAAAAGAAAAGTTTCAAAACAAACAGTGTCTTTCTTAGGAAATCATCATTATGTTGCTGCCTTGAAAAGTCAACCTTTTGTTTCAAACGTACACATACAAGATGAAAGAATAGTAGTGACAACGGACAACACCGATCAAATCCTTTCTTATTTGTTTGATAAAAAACTTAACGTAAAAGATATTCGAGTAGAACAAGGTCGACTAGATGATGTGTTTGAACAATTAACGTTAAC
- a CDS encoding DUF445 domain-containing protein, translated as MNEVLILTIMVIIGAFIGGMTNLLAIKMLFRPYNPIYIGKWKLPFTPGLIPKRRDELAEQLGRLVMEHLLTADSVKRRLMNSAFQEEITHWVIKQTNELLQSEQTLQQLAITFGVDDFKSLTNSKFEKWVEEKYDELLEEYGEKELSKILPQHLAEKLESYIPLVAAYIVQKGQAYFESDEGKYQLQKLINDFVSSKGMLGNMMQMFLGNVNLVDKVQPEVLKFLRNEGTTDTIEALLDKEWEKIKAYRVEEVENKLTKEAILGTIHSLAHTILNIDRCLDLSIKQLAEPIRPWIVNELLPRGIRLGTERLLNQLDAILEKLQLAHVVQEQVESFSLKRLEEIVLSVTKRELKMITYLGALLGGSIGFIQGLFVMLL; from the coding sequence ATGAATGAAGTATTAATATTAACGATTATGGTAATAATCGGAGCATTTATCGGAGGGATGACGAATTTATTAGCAATCAAAATGTTGTTTAGACCATATAACCCAATTTACATTGGGAAATGGAAGCTTCCTTTTACACCTGGGCTAATACCGAAACGTCGGGATGAACTTGCCGAACAACTTGGTCGCTTAGTTATGGAACATTTGCTGACGGCAGATAGTGTAAAAAGAAGGTTGATGAATAGTGCTTTTCAAGAAGAAATCACCCATTGGGTAATAAAGCAAACTAATGAGCTGTTACAATCAGAACAAACACTACAACAATTGGCGATAACGTTTGGTGTCGATGATTTTAAATCATTAACAAATAGTAAGTTTGAAAAGTGGGTAGAAGAAAAATATGACGAACTGTTGGAAGAGTATGGAGAAAAGGAACTATCTAAAATTTTGCCCCAGCATTTGGCGGAAAAATTAGAAAGCTACATACCTTTAGTAGCTGCTTATATAGTGCAAAAAGGACAAGCTTATTTTGAAAGTGACGAAGGGAAATACCAGTTACAAAAGTTGATCAATGATTTTGTTTCTTCAAAAGGAATGCTAGGTAATATGATGCAAATGTTTTTAGGAAACGTTAACCTAGTAGATAAAGTACAGCCAGAAGTATTAAAGTTTTTAAGAAATGAAGGTACGACAGATACGATTGAAGCACTCCTAGATAAAGAATGGGAAAAGATTAAAGCTTATCGGGTAGAGGAAGTTGAAAATAAACTAACAAAAGAAGCTATATTAGGCACTATTCATTCGTTAGCACATACTATTTTAAATATAGACCGTTGTTTGGACCTATCGATTAAACAGTTAGCGGAACCAATTCGTCCTTGGATTGTAAATGAATTACTGCCTCGAGGGATTCGTTTAGGAACAGAGCGATTACTTAATCAATTGGATGCTATTTTGGAAAAATTGCAGCTAGCCCATGTAGTGCAAGAGCAAGTGGAATCATTTTCACTTAAGCGATTAGAAGAAATTGTGTTGTCCGTTACAAAACGCGAGTTGAAAATGATTACCTATCTTGGAGCACTTCTTGGTGGATCGATTGGTTTTATTCAAGGACTATTCGTGATGCTCTTATAG
- a CDS encoding DUF5342 family protein, protein MITHFTYEPLFENKQLPGWKISFYYQQQPHKAIYHKNGEIEWQTEHSFTEKIEDELKKQIHELMLFHVYE, encoded by the coding sequence ATGATTACACACTTCACATATGAACCATTATTTGAAAACAAACAACTACCAGGATGGAAAATCTCCTTCTATTATCAACAACAACCTCATAAAGCAATTTACCATAAAAACGGTGAAATAGAATGGCAAACAGAACATTCCTTTACCGAAAAAATCGAAGACGAACTAAAAAAACAAATACACGAATTAATGCTATTTCACGTTTACGAATAA
- a CDS encoding YlbF family regulator — MSTNLYDVAYNLEKAVRESDDFKQLQDLYAAVFADEGTKRMFENFRNIQLNLQQKQMSGQEITQEEVEQAQKTVALVQQDPKIAQLMQAEQRMSMVIQELNKIIMKPLEELYSNVENR; from the coding sequence TTGTCTACAAATCTTTATGATGTAGCGTATAATTTAGAAAAGGCTGTTCGTGAAAGCGATGATTTCAAGCAACTACAAGACCTTTATGCAGCTGTATTTGCTGATGAAGGAACAAAACGTATGTTTGAAAACTTCCGTAATATTCAATTAAACCTGCAACAAAAACAAATGTCAGGTCAAGAAATTACGCAAGAAGAGGTAGAACAAGCGCAAAAAACAGTTGCTCTTGTGCAACAAGATCCTAAAATTGCACAACTAATGCAAGCTGAACAGCGTATGAGCATGGTTATACAAGAGTTAAATAAAATTATTATGAAGCCTTTAGAAGAGCTTTATAGTAATGTGGAAAATAGATAA